The following are encoded in a window of Solibacillus sp. FSL R7-0668 genomic DNA:
- a CDS encoding LLM class flavin-dependent oxidoreductase → MKLSILDQVPISKGMTSTEALANSVKIAQLGDELGYERMWFAEHHNTTTLASSAPEVTAAYIAAKTERIRVGTGGIMMMHYSPFKVAEVFKTLAALAPGRIDFGAGRAPGGDMPAMTALASGRRPDLTEQYDKLEIILRLMNDQRTGEAVYDQVVATPFKVQLPEAWLLGSSGQSARQAGAAGVGYSFAQFFNGQMSKSIFDAYRNSFQPSYYMEKPNIITTYAVSVAATADEAEYYSMPMQISRLNLMRGKLLNVLSPEEANDYPLTEMDKMILEQNRHLMLIGSAEDVAAQIVEEQAEYGFDEAMINSNLYSLEQRINSYTLLAKQLIK, encoded by the coding sequence ATGAAACTTAGTATTTTAGATCAAGTGCCGATTTCTAAAGGAATGACATCCACAGAGGCACTCGCAAATAGTGTAAAAATTGCACAGCTTGGTGATGAACTGGGCTATGAACGTATGTGGTTTGCCGAGCATCATAACACGACGACACTTGCAAGCTCCGCACCAGAAGTAACTGCCGCCTACATTGCCGCAAAAACGGAGCGTATTCGTGTAGGAACAGGTGGCATTATGATGATGCATTACTCGCCCTTTAAAGTGGCCGAGGTGTTTAAAACATTAGCTGCGCTCGCACCGGGTAGAATTGATTTTGGTGCTGGCCGTGCTCCTGGTGGAGATATGCCTGCTATGACTGCTTTAGCGAGTGGGCGACGTCCTGATTTAACAGAGCAATACGATAAACTTGAGATAATTCTACGTTTAATGAACGATCAGCGTACAGGAGAAGCGGTATATGATCAAGTTGTCGCAACGCCTTTTAAAGTCCAATTACCAGAAGCCTGGTTGCTCGGCTCTAGTGGTCAGAGCGCACGACAAGCCGGTGCAGCAGGGGTTGGTTACTCGTTTGCACAATTTTTTAACGGGCAAATGTCCAAATCTATTTTTGATGCGTATCGAAATAGCTTTCAACCTTCCTACTATATGGAAAAGCCGAATATTATTACAACTTATGCCGTCAGTGTTGCAGCAACAGCTGATGAAGCCGAATATTACTCGATGCCTATGCAAATTAGTCGCTTAAATTTAATGCGCGGCAAGCTATTAAATGTCCTCTCACCAGAAGAAGCAAACGACTATCCGTTAACGGAAATGGATAAAATGATACTCGAGCAAAACCGCCATTTAATGCTAATTGGTTCTGCTGAGGATGTCGCAGCGCAAATAGTAGAAGAACAAGCGGAATACGGGTTTGATGAAGCTATGATTAACAGCAATCTCTATTCGCTTGAGCAACGTATAAACAGCTACACATTACTTGCAAAACAGCTTATCAAATAA
- a CDS encoding TetR/AcrR family transcriptional regulator, whose protein sequence is MTRAKLIQAAFHNFGEHGYNGGSLAQIAEETGIKKQSIYTYFKSKDELYLAIYERAMLNELEFMKAAMTSYAQQSIEEKLLPLLQQVEQRMGQYVETKFFIRSTYLTPPHLAQTLTKLTYYYLDYLEQLFEDYFTTQHITVSPQEAAISYLALLDSLYVEMLYGGNERFLKRLHASWKIFYKGITN, encoded by the coding sequence ATGACAAGGGCAAAATTAATACAAGCCGCATTTCATAATTTTGGTGAGCATGGCTATAATGGTGGCTCACTCGCACAAATCGCAGAAGAAACTGGCATTAAAAAACAATCCATCTACACTTACTTTAAAAGTAAAGATGAATTGTATCTCGCCATTTACGAAAGAGCGATGCTAAATGAACTTGAATTTATGAAGGCAGCTATGACAAGCTATGCACAACAATCGATTGAAGAAAAATTACTGCCACTTCTACAACAAGTAGAACAGCGTATGGGACAATATGTCGAGACAAAATTTTTTATTCGTTCTACGTATTTAACACCTCCGCATTTAGCACAAACATTAACAAAGCTAACGTACTATTATTTAGATTATTTAGAGCAATTATTTGAAGATTATTTCACCACACAGCACATAACCGTTAGCCCTCAGGAAGCAGCCATTAGCTATTTGGCCTTATTAGATAGTCTATATGTTGAAATGCTCTATGGTGGAAATGAGCGATTTTTAAAACGGTTACACGCTAGCTGGAAAATCTTTTATAAAGGCATAACAAACTAG
- a CDS encoding DMT family transporter, giving the protein MAWFYLIVAGLFEVGGVIGMNKVALKKNIASFTIMFGAFACSFTFLALAMKTLPLGVSYAVWTGIGTVGGTLVGMLFYNESKDWKRILFISFIIIAVVGLKITQ; this is encoded by the coding sequence ATGGCTTGGTTCTATTTAATAGTAGCGGGTCTATTTGAAGTAGGTGGTGTTATCGGCATGAATAAAGTCGCACTGAAAAAAAATATCGCTTCATTCACCATTATGTTTGGTGCGTTTGCATGTAGTTTTACCTTTCTGGCATTAGCGATGAAAACATTGCCACTGGGGGTATCCTATGCAGTCTGGACAGGGATTGGAACGGTTGGGGGGACACTCGTAGGAATGCTCTTCTACAATGAATCCAAAGACTGGAAACGTATTTTATTTATTTCTTTTATCATCATTGCGGTTGTTGGATTGAAGATAACGCAGTAG
- a CDS encoding dynamin family protein — MTESVLSLNNSNDTQTNLQQFIERLKPLHVILSQNTYVKDMTNRLNRIIEDATSQPIMLILGKERVGKTTLINGLLGRSLLEDNKNEPTYVNTFIKYGEQECIKAIFLDGMVATFDISKLKLLTISNSESAQIIREHIDYLEVYIKHDLLKDVTIIDSIGLEVGANNTAYFSQSLLQRVDEVFFVLRAGSSATDDEVNFIKKLNTLGITANLVVNGIDQLDHKVEQFIQEEKNVYGEHIGHVVAVSALQALQGRKTNNSQLLIDSRITQLTQLIQELADNQQKKTRNVMEQFMNWLERLRKEVELIPLREPYASAFANVEQYHSDSDLEFTRKQRDLALISAYEEEYASVSKVFKDVQTLYQLLQKLASDLYLRDTLVEKYEEIAVLYQKNVRDYRKLHVDYTMEYARFEKQYKKQTNQNLTFPLPQEEAQGIMLDRIQSLNKIQAQLAEKVELIRKYEEFVLKNLYIVQNRLNELAEKRLVQIQGQVSDLNIQRKRERSYLKSYANKLTEFNCIVEAQGFLMDAIMPYLLEQQLPISEQEKTHIQNTIECICAIDLTHQALYKRLNVTDADDLLTQMDFEGKFKLFGLSLTESDILSEIPELPNLLEV; from the coding sequence ATGACAGAATCAGTATTATCACTAAATAATTCAAATGACACCCAAACAAATTTGCAACAATTTATCGAACGCTTAAAGCCGCTCCACGTAATATTGTCGCAAAATACATATGTAAAAGATATGACCAATCGACTAAATCGCATTATTGAGGATGCAACTAGTCAGCCAATCATGTTAATTTTGGGAAAAGAGCGCGTCGGCAAAACAACATTAATTAATGGCCTATTAGGAAGAAGCCTATTAGAGGATAATAAAAACGAGCCAACATATGTCAATACGTTTATCAAATATGGTGAACAGGAGTGCATAAAAGCAATCTTTTTAGATGGTATGGTGGCCACTTTTGATATTTCGAAATTAAAGCTCCTAACGATTTCTAATAGTGAAAGTGCTCAAATTATTCGCGAGCATATTGATTATTTAGAAGTGTATATTAAACATGATTTATTAAAAGATGTGACAATTATCGACTCTATTGGACTTGAAGTTGGGGCAAATAATACAGCATACTTTTCCCAAAGCTTATTGCAACGAGTGGATGAAGTATTCTTTGTGTTAAGAGCTGGTTCATCTGCTACAGATGATGAAGTGAACTTTATTAAAAAGCTCAATACACTAGGAATTACTGCTAATTTAGTCGTTAATGGGATTGATCAGCTCGATCATAAAGTAGAGCAGTTTATCCAAGAAGAAAAGAATGTCTATGGTGAACATATCGGACATGTTGTTGCGGTTTCGGCACTTCAAGCATTGCAAGGCCGTAAAACGAATAATAGCCAACTACTCATTGATTCGCGTATTACACAGCTTACCCAGTTAATTCAAGAGCTAGCGGATAATCAACAAAAGAAAACGCGCAATGTTATGGAGCAATTTATGAATTGGCTGGAGCGTTTACGAAAAGAAGTCGAGCTCATTCCGCTCCGTGAGCCTTATGCTTCGGCTTTTGCCAATGTGGAGCAATATCATTCGGATTCAGATTTAGAATTTACACGTAAACAGCGTGACTTGGCATTGATTTCGGCGTACGAAGAGGAATATGCAAGTGTGAGCAAAGTATTTAAAGATGTTCAAACGCTTTATCAATTACTGCAAAAATTAGCGAGTGATTTGTATTTACGTGATACCTTAGTAGAGAAATACGAGGAAATTGCCGTACTTTATCAAAAAAATGTACGCGATTATCGCAAGCTGCATGTCGATTATACGATGGAATATGCTCGCTTTGAAAAGCAATATAAAAAGCAAACGAACCAAAATTTAACCTTCCCACTTCCACAAGAAGAAGCACAGGGGATCATGTTAGATCGAATCCAATCATTGAATAAAATACAAGCTCAGCTAGCTGAAAAAGTCGAACTAATTCGTAAATATGAGGAGTTCGTACTAAAAAATTTATACATCGTTCAAAATCGATTAAATGAGCTTGCAGAGAAACGTCTCGTTCAAATTCAAGGGCAGGTAAGCGACTTAAATATTCAGCGCAAACGTGAACGCAGTTATTTAAAATCCTATGCGAATAAATTAACAGAGTTTAACTGTATTGTAGAAGCACAGGGCTTTTTAATGGATGCCATCATGCCTTATTTACTAGAGCAGCAGCTACCAATTTCTGAACAGGAAAAAACGCATATTCAAAATACAATCGAATGTATTTGTGCCATTGATTTGACACATCAAGCATTGTATAAACGTTTAAATGTGACAGATGCAGATGATTTATTGACACAGATGGACTTTGAAGGGAAATTCAAATTATTCGGACTGAGCTTAACGGAATCGGATATCCTATCTGAAATTCCTGAACTACCAAATTTACTAGAAGTATAA
- a CDS encoding DNA-3-methyladenine glycosylase I, with translation MERCAWVKLDEPLYVNYHDEEWGEPVYDDQKLFEMLCLEGAQAGLNWLTILKRREGYRAAFDGFDVEKILRYDEAKLAALKEDERIIRNRLKIASVVTNAKSYQNMQQQHGSFANYIWSFVDGQPIINHWERMVDVPVTTELSDRMSKQLKKDGFKFVGSTICYAFMQAVGMVNDHTKNCHCYHKRSKNETFNLQNNLNMRLPD, from the coding sequence ATGGAGCGCTGTGCGTGGGTAAAATTAGATGAACCGCTATATGTGAACTATCATGATGAAGAATGGGGTGAGCCGGTATATGACGATCAAAAATTATTTGAAATGCTCTGCTTAGAAGGGGCACAAGCGGGACTCAATTGGCTCACAATCTTAAAACGGAGAGAGGGTTATCGTGCCGCTTTTGATGGTTTTGATGTGGAAAAAATTTTGCGCTATGATGAGGCAAAGCTTGCAGCATTAAAAGAGGATGAACGCATTATTCGCAATCGTTTAAAAATCGCGAGTGTTGTGACAAATGCCAAAAGCTATCAGAATATGCAACAACAGCATGGCTCATTTGCAAACTATATTTGGTCGTTTGTCGATGGTCAGCCGATTATTAATCATTGGGAGCGAATGGTAGATGTACCCGTAACAACGGAGCTGAGTGACCGTATGAGTAAGCAATTGAAAAAGGATGGCTTCAAATTTGTCGGGAGTACAATTTGTTATGCGTTTATGCAGGCGGTAGGAATGGTCAATGATCATACGAAAAATTGCCACTGCTATCACAAGCGTTCCAAAAACGAAACGTTCAATTTGCAGAACAACCTAAACATGCGGCTACCTGATTGA
- a CDS encoding YdcF family protein, with protein sequence MQKWIVVGFVVLTIPAIVYIWLGNEMDKATEKKADGSNDYAIILGAKVKPGGIPSLSLQYRLDVAIEYLLQYPHVTAIVSGGQGADEDQTEASVMYDYLVQAGIDAKRILIEDNSTSTFENLKFSQQLLPENTSAITIISNDFHLKRATLLATKLGLNSDVIAAPTPKVVKLKSRVRERAALLKAYLLGQ encoded by the coding sequence ATGCAGAAATGGATTGTTGTTGGCTTCGTCGTACTGACAATACCTGCGATTGTATACATATGGCTCGGCAACGAAATGGATAAAGCAACAGAAAAAAAGGCTGATGGTTCGAATGACTACGCTATTATTTTAGGCGCAAAAGTAAAGCCAGGCGGTATTCCATCCTTATCATTACAATACCGCTTGGACGTTGCGATTGAGTATTTACTACAATATCCGCATGTGACGGCCATTGTTTCAGGTGGGCAAGGTGCTGATGAAGACCAAACTGAGGCTTCAGTTATGTATGATTATTTAGTGCAAGCTGGCATCGATGCAAAGCGAATTTTAATAGAAGACAACTCAACTTCAACCTTTGAAAACCTGAAATTCTCTCAACAGCTCTTACCTGAAAACACGAGCGCCATCACCATTATTTCAAATGACTTCCATTTAAAGCGTGCGACTCTACTAGCTACTAAACTAGGTTTAAATTCAGATGTCATCGCCGCACCTACACCAAAAGTTGTTAAGCTAAAATCGCGTGTTCGAGAACGCGCAGCACTTTTAAAAGCCTATCTACTAGGTCAATAA
- a CDS encoding DMT family transporter — protein sequence MTKYWLLVILAGIIEIGWAMGLKYANTLPLWIGVIALIVLSFYVLIIATNKLPVSTVYAVFTGIGTAGTVIVETFLFVEPFSMIKVGFIALLLVGVIGLKLLSNEEEARDA from the coding sequence ATGACAAAATATTGGTTATTAGTAATATTGGCAGGTATCATCGAAATCGGCTGGGCAATGGGATTAAAATATGCCAACACCCTTCCATTATGGATTGGTGTCATTGCACTGATCGTTTTATCCTTTTACGTATTAATTATCGCAACAAACAAACTACCCGTTTCAACGGTTTATGCTGTATTTACAGGAATCGGGACTGCTGGGACGGTCATTGTCGAGACCTTTCTATTTGTCGAGCCCTTTAGCATGATCAAAGTTGGGTTTATCGCTTTACTATTAGTCGGCGTCATCGGCTTAAAATTACTTTCAAACGAAGAAGAAGCGAGGGATGCATAA
- a CDS encoding TDT family transporter: MKYLFEAIPIPLSGVMLAFFSLGNLLHELQITNAAHFSFFLGIVLFLLLLGKLVFATNSVVTEMQNPIIASVSPTFTMGTLALSSGLHYYGISSSIIHTLWILAAATQIFIICYFFITFIWKKKITVTDVFPSWLILFVGTAVMPLTAKDLSGGFTQGIVIFAFCAFLIVAPIVILRGFIRNDLPEPTIPMLAILSAPASLILAAYLEQFQHAIGIIIALYVVAQLLFLLVVLKLPSMLKLQFYPSYAAMTFPLVISATSTNAVLHTVELQGMTKSILTSYFYIQLFLAVCIVGYVLIRYINYLSIQVRAKSLQAMSEEVLPQNSTK; this comes from the coding sequence ATGAAGTATTTATTCGAAGCAATCCCGATTCCGTTAAGCGGCGTTATGCTTGCCTTTTTTTCACTCGGGAATTTATTGCATGAATTACAGATTACAAATGCCGCACATTTTAGCTTCTTTTTAGGCATCGTTCTGTTTCTTTTATTACTAGGAAAGTTAGTATTTGCTACAAATTCGGTTGTTACAGAAATGCAAAATCCCATTATTGCTTCGGTATCCCCTACATTTACGATGGGGACATTAGCGCTTAGTAGTGGCTTACATTATTACGGAATAAGTAGTTCCATCATCCATACACTTTGGATTTTAGCAGCAGCAACACAAATTTTTATTATTTGTTATTTCTTTATTACGTTTATATGGAAAAAGAAAATTACCGTTACAGATGTCTTTCCGAGCTGGCTTATTTTATTTGTCGGAACGGCTGTCATGCCACTAACAGCAAAAGATTTATCAGGAGGCTTTACACAAGGCATTGTCATTTTTGCCTTTTGTGCGTTTTTGATTGTGGCACCAATCGTTATTTTACGTGGCTTTATTCGCAATGATTTACCAGAGCCAACAATTCCGATGCTTGCGATTTTATCCGCACCGGCATCACTTATTTTAGCGGCATATTTAGAGCAATTTCAACACGCAATCGGCATCATCATTGCTTTATATGTCGTTGCTCAGCTGTTATTTTTATTAGTAGTATTGAAACTGCCTTCGATGTTGAAGCTCCAGTTTTACCCAAGCTATGCAGCGATGACTTTCCCACTTGTCATTTCAGCAACTTCGACCAATGCAGTGCTTCATACGGTTGAATTACAGGGCATGACGAAAAGTATCTTGACAAGCTATTTTTACATACAGCTTTTCCTGGCCGTATGTATTGTAGGCTATGTACTCATCCGCTATATTAATTATTTAAGCATACAAGTACGAGCAAAATCCCTGCAAGCGATGTCAGAAGAAGTGTTGCCTCAAAATAGCACGAAATAA